The DNA window TTTTCCTGCATCAATTAGTTTTTGAGCTTTTTTATTATCTTCTTCTGTTACATCTTCTAAAGATTCTAATCCTCTATCTGCTTTTCCTGCTACAACTCCTAAAGCAGCAGCAAAAATATTTCCTACCTGATCAGAATTAGGTATTCCACAAGTATAAGCATTTTTATATATTCCTGAATTTAATCTTACTTTTACCTCTTCTATATTTCCTTGAATATAGCTTTTTGCTTTAGCTACAGCAAAAGCAATAGCACCTGGTTCTGTTACTCCTAGTGCTGGTTTCATATCCTCTTTTATTATTTTTGTTAAAATATGCATAATAACCTCCTAATAAAAATGGGATAGCCTAAATTATTCTAAGCTTCCCATCTTTATTATACACTATATTACTAATTTATTTTTAAATATTTTAGTCGTTCCCTAAATTTCTTTTTATCCAATCTTTTCCTTCAACTGCTCTTGTTACTAACATTGATGCCATAGTATCTCCACTAGCATTTATCATAGTTGCAAATGGGTCAACAAGATATCCTATTGTAGCTATGATTGGGAAAGCTTCAGCTGGGAATCCATACATAGTTACTATTAACATCTCTCCTATTAGTCCTCCACCAGGTACTCCTGACATAACTACTCCACCTACTACTGATAAAGCTAGAGCACTTAAATATGTTCCCATTCCCTCAAATGGTATTTGGAAAATTCCAAATAAGAAAGAAATTTTTAATATTGTACTTAAAACTGTTCCATCCATATGAGCTGTTGCTCCTATTGGTAAAACTATCTCTCTAATATCCTTAGGTACTCCTATTTTTTTACAAGCCTCTAAGTTTACTGGTAGTGTAGCTATACTACTTTGAGTAGCTACCGCAGTAATAGCTGGAGAAATTACATGTTTTAATGCTCTTATTCCCTCTTTTCCAGCTGATATATAAGCATATACTGGAAAAGCTGTAAACATATATACTAAACATAATGGATAGTATACAGCTATTGCTCTCGCATATGAACCTAATAACTCTTTTCCATGCTCTCCTACTAAAGCTGCAAAGTATGCTCCTAATCCTATTGGTGCATAATACATTAATAATCCTATCATCTTTAAGAAAACTTCTGATAATGCCTCTAGTCCTTGAGCTATTGCTCTTCCCTTTTCTCCTATCATATTTACACAGATACCAAATACTATTGAGAAAATAATAAGTGGTAACATATTTTTTCTAGATATTAGCTCTGGAAAGTCTGTAACTGTAATAGCTTTTACTATTTGATCTCCAGTTTGGAAAGGTTTTAAAGCTTCTGCTGCTGGCATCTCTAAAGCTACTCCTGCTGCTGGTGAAAATATTTTTACAACTACAAAAACATAGAAAAATGCTACTATTCCTGTTCCTACAAAGATTAAGAATAGATTTTTCATAATTTTTCCTAATCTATTCATATCATTCATTCCGGCTATTGAACTACTGATAGTTATAAATACTAATGGTACTACTATCATGAACATACCATTTATAAATAGATCTCCAAGTGGTTTTAGTTTTACAGCTGCTTCCCCAAAATGTATTCCTATTAAACTTCCTATTAAAATTGCTCCTATTAATAATATTGAAAACTTATAAGCTTCCCATATACTTTGTTTCTTTTCTCCCATAATTTCCTCCTAAAATATAACTACTCAGTTGCAAATTTACTTTTAAACTGAGTAGTCTCATCTTTTATCCTAATCTATTTAAAATTTCATTTACATCAAATGTTTTTGTTCCATCCTCTAATACTAAAAGTGGTATTCCTATTCCACCATTTTTTCTAACTTCTTCATACATAGTTTCTGTTTCTCTATATTGAAGATATTTTTTTAATGCTGCTAGGTCTTCAGATAGGTTAAAAAACTCTACTTCTACATTTTTTTCTTTTAATATTGATAATGCATTTCTTGTATCTTCACATAGATGACTTCCTATAACTATTACTTTCATCTTTTCCTCCCTTTTACTTTTAAATACTTAATTTATTTACTTGTCATTTATATTAGCAATTTTTATGCCGAAAAAATATATTTTTTTGTTTTAATTTTCGTTCTAATCTTACTACAAATCAAACTTATTTTAAACATTTATAAAAATAAAATAGGTAAAATAGTATACCTATTTTACCTATTCATTCAATTTATCTAATAACTCTTTTCCCTTATTTGATATTTTATTTCCACGACGTCCTTTATAAACTTCTATAAGTTCTAAATCTTCCAATTTTTTTAAAATTCCTCTAATTTCCTGTTCTGTTAATAAAATTTCTTGCTTTTTACAAATTTCAACTAATTTTTGCCTACCACTACTCTCTCCTCTATTACAACACTCTTCTATTCTTTTTAATAAAAATAGATAATCTTCATATCTTCTTCCAAATATCTCTTTACAATCCTCTTCTTTTTCTTGCTCTTTTTCTATTTTATCTTTTTCTTGCATCTCTTCATAATACTCTTTTATAGCAAATGGCATATCTTCAAATTCAATTATTTTCTCTTCTGTAAATCCTAAAAATTCAATATAATTCTTTAATTCTCTTATATTTCCTTCCCAATTATACATTTCAAAAGCTTTTTTAGCTTTAGGAGAAAATCTAAAATCTGCCCCACTATTTCTCATAAATTTTTCAGTTAAAAGATATAAATCATCTTTTCTCTCCTTAAGTGGCGGAACTATAAGAGGAAATGCACTCATTCTATAATACAAATCTTTCCTAAATTTTCCCTCTTTTACTAATTCTCTTAACTCTTCATTAGTAGTAGCTATTATTCTTACATCAACATTTATTACTTTATCTCCACCTATTCTCATAATCTCTTTCTCTTGAATTACACGAAGTAACTTTACTTGTAATGTTGGACTCATCCCTTCTAACTCATCTAAAAATAGTGTTCCCATATGAGCAAATTCAAAAAGTCCTATTTTCCCTCCTTTTTTAGCTCCAGTAAAAGCTCCCTCTTCATATCCAAAAAGTTCACTCTCTAAAAGAGTCTCTGGAATAGCAGCACAATTTACAACTATAAAAGGATAATCTTTTCTATGAGAATAATTATGGATAGCATGGGCAAATAACTCTTTTCCTGTTCCACTCTCTCCAGTAATAAGAATATCTGAATCTATTCTAGCCATTTTTTGAGCTAGAGCTTTTAATTTTAACATAGTTGAATTTTCTCCAATTATATCATCAAATGTATATTTTGCTCTATGCCCTTTATTTAAAAGTTGTCTTCTTAATTCATTTTGCTTTTTCTCTTCCTCTTTAAACTCTTGAAAAATTGCAAAAGCTCCCATATAGTTTTCAGCTTTTATTATAGGAATAATTGAAAGATTTATATATTCCTCTCCTATCTTTATCAATTTAGCTTTTATCTCTTCTCCTTTTTTCTTTACTTCTTTAAAAGGGATATTAGGTAACAATTCTTCAGCATTATTTCCTAATATAGCTCCACTTCTTTTATTTAATATTTTTTCTGCCCCTTCATTACAAGAACATAAAACATTGTCCTTATCTACTCCTAATATAGCAATATTTGTAGTTTTCATAAGAAGAGAAAATTGACTTTCAGCTTGAGTAGCTTTTTCTACTATTTTACTTAAACTATAATCATTAGTAGCTACTGTATCTAAGTACTCTTTTATTTTTTTATAGTATAAAATATGTTCAAACTCTAACTTTAAAGCTATTTCTATTATTGTATTAGCGTCTATTATTCTATGTCCTATATCAATTATTTTCCTTTTTCCTATATTATTAGGAATAAGTTGACTCTCTGCTGGAGTCATTACTATATCCCCTTCAGGAAATTTCTCCATATTTGGATAAGCTGGAATAAACTCAATATTATTTACTCCTAAGTGATACATCATCGATATTGCTTCTATACACATTTTAAAGCTTACATTGAAAAAAATTACTCTTGTTCCTTTAGGAAAGCTTTTTAAAAACTTCAACTTTTCCTTAGTTACCGTATAATCAGTTATAACAATATTTTTATTTTTTAAAAATTTTTCATCTAGAAACTCATAAGCACTACTTGTTAAAAGATATAAATCTGATTTTATTAAATTATTTATACTTCCATCTTCTATACTATATATTTCACTCTCTGCTAATCCATCAAATATTAAATCTATCTGCTCTTTCATTGCACTTCTTATCTCTTTAGCATTAGTTATAATTGCAATATGTTTTTTCATCTACTCTCCTTAATTTTTTCTTTTATTATCTCATTTTTATAAGAAAAATTAAACCATTATTAAAAAAAGAGAGGCTGAAATTTTAAAAATTTTCAACCTCCCTCTTTTTTAATTTATTTTAAGTTTTTTATGGCCTTTTCTATTTTTTCCATAGCTTCTTCAACCATATATCTAGGACAAGCTACATTCATTCTAGCAAATCCTTTTCCATTTTCTCCAAAAGTTCCTCCATCGTTCATAGCTACTTTAGCTTCATTAATTAAAAACTCTTGAATTTTATCTTGAGCAATTCCAATATTATTAAAATCTAACCACATTAAATATGTTCCTTCAGGTTTTACTGTTTTTATCATAGGTAATCTCTCATTTATAAAATCTATCACATATTGCATATTTCCATCTATATGCTCTATTAATTGTTCTAGCCAATTTTCACATTTTTCATAGGCAGTTTCAAAAGCTACTAAACTAAATGGATTATTTCTTTTTACATCCATTTGTCCTAATATATCATCAAACTCTTTTCTTTCTTCAGCTCTTGGGAAAGTGGCAAATGAAGCTTGAAGTCCAGCTAAGTTAAATGATTTAGTTGGAGAAAATAGTGTAATAGTAATATCCTCTATCTCTTTATTAATAGAAGCCATAGGAATATGTTTATATCCTGGCATTATTAAATCTCTCCAAATTTCATCTGCAAGAATTCTAACATTATGTTTTTTACAAAGCTCTCCCATTTTTTCAAGTTCTTCTCTTCTCCATACTCTTCCTACTGGGTTATGAGGGTTACATAAAATAAATAAAGTTACATCTTCTAAAGCTAATTTATTCTCTAAATCTTCAAAATCTATTGTATAATATCCTTTTTCATCTTTAATTAAATTATTTTCTATTAATTTTCTTCCATTATCCTTAACAGCAGCTGCAAAAGGTGGATATACTGGAGATTGAATTAAAATTCTATCTGTTTCTTTTGTTAACATCTTTACAAGTATAGACATGCTTGGAACAACTCCAGGACTATGAATTAGTGTACTTGGAGATATTTTATATCCAAATCTCTTTTTTAACCAATTAGCTGCACTTTCATAGTATGAATCTGGTCTATAAACATATCCAAAAATTTCTTGTTCTACCTTTTTTTTCATTGCTTCAACAATTTCAGGAGCTGCTTTTATATCCATATCTGCAACCCACATAGGAGTTAAATCCTTTCTCCCAAATTTCATTTCCATTTCTGCCCATTTTGCTGAATGATTTTCACTTCTATCTATTTTTTCATTAAAATTATATTTCATTTTATTCCTCCTAAGATAAATGTTCGATTTTCATTTATATTAAAAGCAACTTTTATGCCATTATTTTATTTTCAATTTTATCTTAAATATATACAATTATATTATTTTTAAAACTATATTTTTTCTTTAATGGGGTGAATAGGTTAAAAATTATCCTATTATCTTTTTATTGACATTGCCATTCTACGATAAGTATGTCTCACACCTCTTATTGTCTTTCCATATTCTAATATATTTTCTGGAAGAGACATTCCTATATATCCAGCATCCCCTAAATGATGAAGATCTGTACCAGCCATTTTACACATAAGAGCTATTTGCTTAATTGTATTTATATCTGCCCCTTCTTGAGATGTTCCTATTGCTGTAAGAGTTAATTTACCTACTTTATGAGTATGAACTACTAATTCTCTTATATATTCCATAGTTATTCCTGGTACTGTTCCAGGAGCTGGCATAAGAATAATATCTGCTCCTGCTAAAATAAATTCATCTATATCTTTTTTAGTGATAATCTTTTCTCCTGCTTCACTTAAAATTCCAGCAGCATGCATCTTTCCAGCTATTAATACAACTTTATCCCCTAAATTTTCTTTATATATTCTCAAAGTATCTGCTATCGCTTTATTTGTTACTCCTATTCCAGGATTTCCTGTTAAAACTATAAAGTCAACTCCCATCTCTACAGCTTTTTTAGCATTTTCTAAGGTTCCTTTACGTCCTGCTGAAAGTTGCCAAGTATCATCTGTAGCTACTTCACTTTCTATACTTTCCTCTAATGGTTCAAGATTAATTCCAACTTTACAACCAGTTAATTTTTTTATCTCTCTTATTATTTCTTGTTTTTCAACTTTAGGTAAACCATTTACTTCTGGATTATTTACATCAAAAACATTTAATATTATCATATCAGCACCCATTGCTGCAACAAATTCAGCATTACTTATATCCCCTAACATAGGTTGGACTTTTCCTATAGTTTCACAAACAATAAGTCTTCCTTCACTAGCTGCTATTGCTTTTAAAAACTCCTCTTTATTCATTTTTTCTAAATCTGAAGCTGTACAATCTAAATATCTTTTCATCTATATCTCTCCTCTTTTTATTTTTAAATCTTTAATAACCTTTCTCACTACTAATAATCCTACAATAAAAGTACATATATCAGCAAAAGGTTGACAGTATTGTAATCCTCTTATTCCAAATAAATTAGGTAAAACAAACAATGCTGGAATTAAAAATATTCCTTGTCTTCCCATAGCTACTAATGTTGCCCAAAAACCATAACCAATAGATTGAGTAAGCATATTTGCCATAACAATAGAAGCTTGAATAGGTAAAGTCAAACATTGATAACGAAGTGCTACAGTTCCTATCTCTATAACTTCTAAATCCTCTCTTCTAAAAAGAGCTATTATCTCTGGAGCAAAAATAAAGCATAAAATTCCTAATGTTGTTAATAATACTATTCCAACTTTTAAACAAAAATAATATGCTTCTAATACTCTATCATATTTTTTAGCTCCATAATTAAAACCACATACTGGTTGAAATCCTTGTCCAAAACCTAATAATGAAGCATTTATAAATAACATAATTCTTACTGTTATAGACATTGCCGCAATTGCCGCATCTCCAAAAGGACTTGCACAAACATTTAAAGCGACTGCTGACATACTAGCTAATCCTTGTCTTGAGAGAGTTGGTAAACCTGCTTTTAATATCTCTTTATAAATCCATAATTTAAATGTAAATTTACTAATTTTTATTGTTACGTTCTTTTTATTTCTTTGACTCATAAACAATAGAATACTAAAGCTTATAAATTGACTAACTATAGTAGCTATAGCAGCTCCTGAAATTCCCATATTAAATTTAAAAATTAAAATTGGATCTAATACCATATTTAAAATTCCACCAGTAACTAAACCCAACATAGAGTAAAAAGCATTTCCTTGTGATCTATGTAGATTATTAAGAACAAAGGCACAGCACATATATGGTGTAGCTATTAAAATATATTTAGCATAATCTTTAGCATAGGGAGCTATTGTTGGAGTCGCCCCTAACATCTCTACAAAATCCTCTAAAAAAAGTAATCCTGATATAGCTAAAATTCCTCCTAAAGTCATAGCAGTAAAAAAAGCTGTCGCAGCAGCTCTATGTGCTCCATCTATATCCTTTCTTCCTAAACTTCTTGAAACATAATTTCCACTTCCCATTCCTAGAGTAAAACCTATTGCTTGTATCATTGACATTAATGAGAAATTAATTCCCACAGCTGCTGAAGCTGATGTTCCTATCTGACTTACAAAAAAAGTATCTGCCATATTATAAATTGAAGTTACTAACATTGTTATTATTGTTGGTATTGCAAGTCTAGGAATTAACTTTGAAATCTTTGATTCTGTCATACGAATATACATCTCGTTACTCCCCATTTTTCTCACCCCTTTATAATTCTATATCTATATTAAAATTATAGCATACTTTTTTATTTATTTTGTGAAACTCTTTTACTAAATTTAATAACTTTAAAGTAGCTTTATCTTTAGATTCTTTTTAATAAAATTTCAATAAATTTTTATTGACTTTTTTCCCATAGGTGATATAATGTTACAATATATTTATACTAATTTTTTAATAAAAAATGTCTAAAAAAACAGTATAAATCTAACGATATATTTTAAAAGGGGGAAAAGATTATGAGTTTATTAGTTTCTTTTATTTTAGTACTAGCAGCTCTAGTTATAGGAGAGATTGTTTCTACAAAGACAAAAGCTATTATACCTTCTGTATTCATTACTGCAGTACTTTTTTTAGTTGGATATTGGACAATATTTCCAGTAGATATATTAGCTAAAGCAGGTTTTTCAACAAATATTATCTACCTATCTATGTATTTTTTGATTACACATATGGGAACTATGTTAAGTATTAGAGAGTTAATTGCCCAATGGAAAACTCTTGTTATATCTATATTTGGAATTTGTGGTATCTGTGTTGGAACACTTTTATTAGGTCAACTTTTCTTTTCTTGGGATATGTTAGTTGTAGCTACTCCACCACTAACTGGAGGAGTTGTAGCTTCTATAATTATGTCTGAAGCTGCTAAAGCAAAGGGATTAAATACACTTGCTGTACTTGCTGTAGGTATGTATGTTATGCAAGGATTTGCAGGTTATCCATTAACTGCTATCACTCTTAATATGGAAGGAAAAAGATTAATAGAAAAATTTAGAAATGGTGAACTTAAACTTGAAAAAAAAGGTGAGAATTTAACTACTGAAAAGAGAATCATCCCACCTATTCCTAAAAAATATCAAAGTACTTATGTTTTTTTACTACAATTAGGAATTTTATCACAAATAAGTTTATTTATTGCTAATCTTACTAACAAAGCTGTCTCTGAATTTGTTATCTGTTTAGTTATAGGAGCTATTGCTGCTGAATTAGGTTTAATTGAAAGAAAACCTCTTAACCTATCTGGAACTTTTGGTTTTTTTATGACTGGTTTAATGGCATTTATATTTGGTGGACTTGCTCAAGCTACTCCTGAAATGATAAAAGAGTTAATTATTCCATTTATCGGAATTATTGGATTTGGAGTTATAGGTTTAATTATATTTTCTATTATTGCTGGAAAGATATTTAAAGAATCTCTTCCAATGTCTATTGCTATATCTTTAAATGCACTTTATGGTTTTCCAGTTAACTATACATTAACTAACGATGCAGCTAAAGCTCTTGGGAAAACAGATGAAGAAGTTGAATTTTTAATAGAATCAATGTTACCTAAAATGTTAATTGGAGGATTTGCTTCTGTTACTATTATTTCAGTTATTGTAGCTGGAATATTTGCTAAAATGTTATAATTTTAAGGGGGATAAAATATGAATATTAAAGAATTAGCAGAGAAAAACAGGGATTATGT is part of the uncultured Fusobacterium sp. genome and encodes:
- a CDS encoding dicarboxylate/amino acid:cation symporter, with product MGEKKQSIWEAYKFSILLIGAILIGSLIGIHFGEAAVKLKPLGDLFINGMFMIVVPLVFITISSSIAGMNDMNRLGKIMKNLFLIFVGTGIVAFFYVFVVVKIFSPAAGVALEMPAAEALKPFQTGDQIVKAITVTDFPELISRKNMLPLIIFSIVFGICVNMIGEKGRAIAQGLEALSEVFLKMIGLLMYYAPIGLGAYFAALVGEHGKELLGSYARAIAVYYPLCLVYMFTAFPVYAYISAGKEGIRALKHVISPAITAVATQSSIATLPVNLEACKKIGVPKDIREIVLPIGATAHMDGTVLSTILKISFLFGIFQIPFEGMGTYLSALALSVVGGVVMSGVPGGGLIGEMLIVTMYGFPAEAFPIIATIGYLVDPFATMINASGDTMASMLVTRAVEGKDWIKRNLGND
- a CDS encoding glutaredoxin, with translation MKVIVIGSHLCEDTRNALSILKEKNVEVEFFNLSEDLAALKKYLQYRETETMYEEVRKNGGIGIPLLVLEDGTKTFDVNEILNRLG
- a CDS encoding sigma 54-interacting transcriptional regulator; this encodes MKKHIAIITNAKEIRSAMKEQIDLIFDGLAESEIYSIEDGSINNLIKSDLYLLTSSAYEFLDEKFLKNKNIVITDYTVTKEKLKFLKSFPKGTRVIFFNVSFKMCIEAISMMYHLGVNNIEFIPAYPNMEKFPEGDIVMTPAESQLIPNNIGKRKIIDIGHRIIDANTIIEIALKLEFEHILYYKKIKEYLDTVATNDYSLSKIVEKATQAESQFSLLMKTTNIAILGVDKDNVLCSCNEGAEKILNKRSGAILGNNAEELLPNIPFKEVKKKGEEIKAKLIKIGEEYINLSIIPIIKAENYMGAFAIFQEFKEEEKKQNELRRQLLNKGHRAKYTFDDIIGENSTMLKLKALAQKMARIDSDILITGESGTGKELFAHAIHNYSHRKDYPFIVVNCAAIPETLLESELFGYEEGAFTGAKKGGKIGLFEFAHMGTLFLDELEGMSPTLQVKLLRVIQEKEIMRIGGDKVINVDVRIIATTNEELRELVKEGKFRKDLYYRMSAFPLIVPPLKERKDDLYLLTEKFMRNSGADFRFSPKAKKAFEMYNWEGNIRELKNYIEFLGFTEEKIIEFEDMPFAIKEYYEEMQEKDKIEKEQEKEEDCKEIFGRRYEDYLFLLKRIEECCNRGESSGRQKLVEICKKQEILLTEQEIRGILKKLEDLELIEVYKGRRGNKISNKGKELLDKLNE
- a CDS encoding MalY/PatB family protein, whose amino-acid sequence is MKYNFNEKIDRSENHSAKWAEMEMKFGRKDLTPMWVADMDIKAAPEIVEAMKKKVEQEIFGYVYRPDSYYESAANWLKKRFGYKISPSTLIHSPGVVPSMSILVKMLTKETDRILIQSPVYPPFAAAVKDNGRKLIENNLIKDEKGYYTIDFEDLENKLALEDVTLFILCNPHNPVGRVWRREELEKMGELCKKHNVRILADEIWRDLIMPGYKHIPMASINKEIEDITITLFSPTKSFNLAGLQASFATFPRAEERKEFDDILGQMDVKRNNPFSLVAFETAYEKCENWLEQLIEHIDGNMQYVIDFINERLPMIKTVKPEGTYLMWLDFNNIGIAQDKIQEFLINEAKVAMNDGGTFGENGKGFARMNVACPRYMVEEAMEKIEKAIKNLK
- a CDS encoding haloacid dehalogenase-like hydrolase, with amino-acid sequence MKRYLDCTASDLEKMNKEEFLKAIAASEGRLIVCETIGKVQPMLGDISNAEFVAAMGADMIILNVFDVNNPEVNGLPKVEKQEIIREIKKLTGCKVGINLEPLEESIESEVATDDTWQLSAGRKGTLENAKKAVEMGVDFIVLTGNPGIGVTNKAIADTLRIYKENLGDKVVLIAGKMHAAGILSEAGEKIITKKDIDEFILAGADIILMPAPGTVPGITMEYIRELVVHTHKVGKLTLTAIGTSQEGADINTIKQIALMCKMAGTDLHHLGDAGYIGMSLPENILEYGKTIRGVRHTYRRMAMSIKR
- a CDS encoding MATE family efflux transporter, whose protein sequence is MGSNEMYIRMTESKISKLIPRLAIPTIITMLVTSIYNMADTFFVSQIGTSASAAVGINFSLMSMIQAIGFTLGMGSGNYVSRSLGRKDIDGAHRAAATAFFTAMTLGGILAISGLLFLEDFVEMLGATPTIAPYAKDYAKYILIATPYMCCAFVLNNLHRSQGNAFYSMLGLVTGGILNMVLDPILIFKFNMGISGAAIATIVSQFISFSILLFMSQRNKKNVTIKISKFTFKLWIYKEILKAGLPTLSRQGLASMSAVALNVCASPFGDAAIAAMSITVRIMLFINASLLGFGQGFQPVCGFNYGAKKYDRVLEAYYFCLKVGIVLLTTLGILCFIFAPEIIALFRREDLEVIEIGTVALRYQCLTLPIQASIVMANMLTQSIGYGFWATLVAMGRQGIFLIPALFVLPNLFGIRGLQYCQPFADICTFIVGLLVVRKVIKDLKIKRGEI